One stretch of Callospermophilus lateralis isolate mCalLat2 chromosome 11, mCalLat2.hap1, whole genome shotgun sequence DNA includes these proteins:
- the Galk1 gene encoding galactokinase isoform X1, translating into MAASRPPQVQELLAEARRAFREEFGAEPELAVSAPGRVNLIGEHTDYNQGLVLPMALELVTLLVGSPRTDGLVSLLTTSKDADEPQRLQFPLPTVHRSLEPGTPRWANYVKGVIQHYPASPIPGFSAVVVSSVPLGGGLSSSASLEVATYTFLQQLCPDSGAIAARAQVCQRAEHSFAGVPCGIMDQLIALLGQKGHALLIDCRSLETSLVPLSDPKLAVLITNSNVRHSLGSSEYPLRRRQCEEVARALGKESLREVRLEELEAGRELVSKEGFRRARHVVGEIRRTAQAAAALSRGDYKAFGRLMVESHYSLRDDYEVSCSELDQLVEAALSVPGVYGSRMTGGGFGGCTVTLLEASAASRTMQHIQEQYSGTATFYLSQAADGAKVLCL; encoded by the exons ATGGCTGCTTCGAGACCGCCCCAAGTCCAGGAGCTGCTGGCCGAGGCCCGACGAGCCTTCCGCGAGGAGTTCGGGGCCGAGCCCGAGCTGGCCGTGTCGGCGCCGGGCCGCGTCAACCTCATCGGGGAACACACGGACTACAACCAGGGCCTGGTGTTGCCTATG GCATTGGAGCTGGTGACCCTGCTGGTAGGCAGCCCCCGAACAGATGGGCTTGTCTCTCTCCTCACCACCTCTAAAGATGCTGATGAGCCCCAGCGGCTGCAGTTTCCACTGCCCACAGTCCACCGGTCACTGGAGCCTGGGACTCCCCGATGGGCCAATTATGTCAAGGGAGTGATTCAGCACTACCCAG CTTCCCCCATCCCTGGCTTCAGTGCAGTGGTGGTCAGCTCAGTGCCCCTGGGGGGTGGGCTGTCCAGCTCCGCATCCTTGGAAGTGGCCACGTACACCTTCCTCCAGCAACTCTGCCCAG ACTCGGGGGCAATAGCTGCCCGGGCCCAGGTGTGTCAGCGGGCCGAGCACAGCTTTGCAGGGGTGCCCTGTGGCATCATGGATCAGCTCATCGCACTGCTGGGGCAGAAGGGCCATGCGCTGCTCATTGACTGCAG GTCCCTGGAGACAAGCCTGGTGCCACTGTCGGACCCCAAGCTGGCCGTGCTCATCACTAATTCCAACGTCCGCCACTCCCTGGGTTCCAGCGAGTACCCCTTGAGACGACGCCAGTGTGAAGAAGTGGCCAGGGCACTGGGCAAGGAGAGCCTTCGGGAGGTGCGGCTGGAGGAGCTGGAGG CTGGCAGAGAGCTGGTGAGCAAGGAGGGCTTCCGCCGGGCACGGCACGTGGTGGGTGAGATCCGGCGCACAGCCCAGGCAGCAGCTGCCTTGAGCCGTGGGGACTACAAAGCCTTTGGCCGCCTCATGGTGGAGAGTCACTACTCACTCAG GGATGACTATGAGGTGAGCTGCTCTGAGCTGGACCAACTGGTTGAGGCTGCACTGTCTGTGCCTGGGGTTTATGGCAGTCGCATGACAGGTGGTGGCTTTGGTGGCTGCACAGTGACACTGCTGGAGGCCTCTGCTGCTTCCCGCACCATGCAGCACATACAG GAGCAGTACAGTGGTACTGCAACCTTCTACCTCTCGCAGGCTGCTGATGGAGCCAAGGTGTTGTGCCTGTGA
- the Galk1 gene encoding galactokinase isoform X2: MAASRPPQVQELLAEARRAFREEFGAEPELAVSAPGRVNLIGEHTDYNQGLVLPMALELVTLLVGSPRTDGLVSLLTTSKDADEPQRLQFPLPTVHRSLEPGTPRWANYVKGVIQHYPDSGAIAARAQVCQRAEHSFAGVPCGIMDQLIALLGQKGHALLIDCRSLETSLVPLSDPKLAVLITNSNVRHSLGSSEYPLRRRQCEEVARALGKESLREVRLEELEAGRELVSKEGFRRARHVVGEIRRTAQAAAALSRGDYKAFGRLMVESHYSLRDDYEVSCSELDQLVEAALSVPGVYGSRMTGGGFGGCTVTLLEASAASRTMQHIQEQYSGTATFYLSQAADGAKVLCL; the protein is encoded by the exons ATGGCTGCTTCGAGACCGCCCCAAGTCCAGGAGCTGCTGGCCGAGGCCCGACGAGCCTTCCGCGAGGAGTTCGGGGCCGAGCCCGAGCTGGCCGTGTCGGCGCCGGGCCGCGTCAACCTCATCGGGGAACACACGGACTACAACCAGGGCCTGGTGTTGCCTATG GCATTGGAGCTGGTGACCCTGCTGGTAGGCAGCCCCCGAACAGATGGGCTTGTCTCTCTCCTCACCACCTCTAAAGATGCTGATGAGCCCCAGCGGCTGCAGTTTCCACTGCCCACAGTCCACCGGTCACTGGAGCCTGGGACTCCCCGATGGGCCAATTATGTCAAGGGAGTGATTCAGCACTACCCAG ACTCGGGGGCAATAGCTGCCCGGGCCCAGGTGTGTCAGCGGGCCGAGCACAGCTTTGCAGGGGTGCCCTGTGGCATCATGGATCAGCTCATCGCACTGCTGGGGCAGAAGGGCCATGCGCTGCTCATTGACTGCAG GTCCCTGGAGACAAGCCTGGTGCCACTGTCGGACCCCAAGCTGGCCGTGCTCATCACTAATTCCAACGTCCGCCACTCCCTGGGTTCCAGCGAGTACCCCTTGAGACGACGCCAGTGTGAAGAAGTGGCCAGGGCACTGGGCAAGGAGAGCCTTCGGGAGGTGCGGCTGGAGGAGCTGGAGG CTGGCAGAGAGCTGGTGAGCAAGGAGGGCTTCCGCCGGGCACGGCACGTGGTGGGTGAGATCCGGCGCACAGCCCAGGCAGCAGCTGCCTTGAGCCGTGGGGACTACAAAGCCTTTGGCCGCCTCATGGTGGAGAGTCACTACTCACTCAG GGATGACTATGAGGTGAGCTGCTCTGAGCTGGACCAACTGGTTGAGGCTGCACTGTCTGTGCCTGGGGTTTATGGCAGTCGCATGACAGGTGGTGGCTTTGGTGGCTGCACAGTGACACTGCTGGAGGCCTCTGCTGCTTCCCGCACCATGCAGCACATACAG GAGCAGTACAGTGGTACTGCAACCTTCTACCTCTCGCAGGCTGCTGATGGAGCCAAGGTGTTGTGCCTGTGA